Part of the Pseudomonas sp. ADAK13 genome is shown below.
ACGATCCGCAGGAACAATTGCCGCCGTCCAACGCCCGCGCCCTGGAAAATTTCGTACGGGTCGGCAAGGGGCTGGGCATCGATGTGGAACTGATCGAGCGCAAGGACTACGCCCGCCTGGCCGAATACGACGCCTTGCTGATCCGCGAGACCACCAGCGTTGACAACCACACCTACCGCTTCGCCAAAAAGGCCGAGAGCGAAGGGCTGGTAGTGATGGACGACCCGGCGTCGATCCTGCGCTGCACCAACAAGGTCTACCTCACCGACCTGCTTAAAAGCCACCAACTGGGCATGCCCGCCACGGAAATTCTCTACAAGGAGCGACCCGAAGATTTCGAACGGGTGGGCGAACGCCTTGGCTTCCCGCTGGTATTGAAGATCCCCGACGGGTGTTTCTCCCGCGGCGTAATCAAGGTCGAAAGCCAGCAAGCGCTGCTGACGGCCACCGCCGAACTGTTCGAGCATTCTGTGTTGTTGCTGGCCCAGGAATTTTTCTACACCGAGTACGACTGGCGCATCGGCGTTCTCAACCGCAAACCGATCTTTGCCTGCCAGTACTTCATGTCCAAGGGCCATTGGCAGATCTACAACCACAAGGCCATCGGCCAGGACATCAACGGCGAGTGCCGCACGCTGGCGGTCCACGAGGCGCCCAAGGCCGTGGTGGAACTGGCGGTCAAAACCGCCAACCTGATCGGCGACGGCCTGTACGGCGTGGACCTCAAGCAGTCCGGCGACAAAGTGGTGGTGATCGAGGTCAACGACAACCCCAACATGGACGCCGGCATCGAAGACGCCTACCTGCAAGACGATTTGTATTCCCTGGTACTGGAGGAGTTTGTGCGACGCCTGGAGCTGAAGCGTCAAGGCCAGGTGTGGTGACGCGCGATGATGCAGCGCTTTGAATTAGCCGATGGCAAGTTGTACAACAGCCTGGGGGATGACGCGAATGTACTGCTGTTCAGCAATCCGGACCCCCACGAGCGCAAGTACCTGCGCGACTGCTACAAGCTCGATGAACATGCCCTGGCCTCGGCGCTGGACCCGGACGAAGTGTCCCGCATCGAGTTCCACCCCGATAACCTGTTCCTGATCTGGAAGCGCCCGGAGAACTACTCCGGCGGCGGCAACCTGGTGTTTGAAGTGTCGTCCTGCGGCTTGCTGTTTTCCGGGGACCAACTGCTGGTGATCGCCACCGACGACAGCCAGCTTTCCGGGCTGGGGGCGCGCCGGCCATTGCGCACGCCGCTGGATGTGTTGCTGGACCTGCTGCTCAACAACATCCATCACTACCTGGGCCACCTCAAGGTGATCAAGATGGTCGCCAGGGAATTGCAGCAGCAGTTCAACGCGTCGATGAGCAACCGCCACCTGATGCAGATGTTCAACCTCAGCGAAAGCCTGATCTATTACATCAACGCCCTGCACAGCAACGGCGCGGTGCTGACGCGCCTGCGCAACCATGGGGAGAAGGAACATTTCAGCGCTGAAACACTGGGCCTGATCGATGACCTGATCATCGAGAACAACCAGTGCTACAAGCAGGCGGAGATTTACTCCAACGTGTTCTCCGGGCTGATCGATGCCCGGGGCAACCTGATGAACAACAGCATGAATAACCTGCTGCGCAAGCTGACGTTGATCAACGTGGTGTTCCTGCCGTTGAACCTGATCGCCAGCGTGGGCGGGATGTCGGAGTTCAGCATGATGACGGCGGGCACGCCGTGGTGGATTTCCTATCCGTTGTTTATGGCGGCGATGGGCTTGGGGGCGGGGCTGATGGTGTTGGGGTTGAAGCGGATTGCGGGGAATGGCGACAAGGCGGTGTGACTCTATTCGGGAAGTTATTTGTGGTGAGGGGGCTTGTCCCCCGTTGGGCTGCGCAGCAGCCCCGTAAATCGGGAGCGCTGCGCACTCCAACGGGGGACAAGCCCCCTCACCACAACGGCCCATCTGCCCAAGGTCAGGTGTCAGCCGAATTTTGCAACGTCAACACCTCAAACCCGTCCCGCGTCACCGCCACGGTATGTTCCCACTGCGCCGACAGACTGTTATCCCGCGTCACCACCGTCCAGCCATCCTTCAGGCTGCGCACCTTGGCGCTGCCCTGGTTGAGCATCGGCTCAATGGTAAACACCATGCCTTCGCGCAGTTCCATCCCGGTACCGGGGCGGCCGAAGTGCAGGATCTGCGGGTCTTCGTGCATCTCGCGGCCAATGCCGTGCCCGCAGTATTCGCGCACCACGCTGAAGCCGTTGCTCTGGGCATGGCTCTGGATGGCGTAGCCGATATCCCCCAGGCGTGCGCCGGGCTTGACCTGGCGGATGCCGGCCCACATGGCTTCAAAGGTCATTTCCACCAGGCGCCGGGCCTTGGGCGCGACGTTGCCAATCATGTACATCTTGCTGGAGTCGGCGATATAGCCGCCTTTCTCCAGGGTGATGTCGATGTTGACGATATCGCCGTCCTTGAGCACGTCCTTGGCACTCGGCATGCCGTGGCACACCACCTCGTTGATCGAGGTGTTGATGCAGAAGGGGTAGTCGTACTGGCCCAGACTCGCCGGCCGTGACTGCAGGTCGTTACGAATGAACGCTTCCACGGCGCTGTCGATCTCAAGCGTCGACTGGCCAGCGGCGACATAGCCATCGAGCAGGGTGAATACCTTGGCCAACAGGCGGCCGGCTTCGCGCATGAGCACGAGTTGGTCAGCGGTCTTGATCATTGGCTGCGCCCCCGGATGAGGTCTGGCTTGTCCAGCAGCAGTTTGTTGATCAGGTCGTTATAGGCCAGGTGCGGATTGAGTTCCGCAAGCAGGCCGATCTTGATCCAGAACTCGGCCTGGGCGTTGATGGAACGGTCCATGGTGGCGCTGGCCAGGCGGAGTTGTTCGTGCAATTGGTCGGTGATCTTGACGATGCCCATGAGCTTCACTGTGCAGAGTGGATATACAAAGCGTATACGTTTCGTATGCTTAGAGTAAAGCCTGACGTTTCGCCATTGACTTGCCCGGTGGCCCCGGTTAATTTTGATTCATGACATTTCAAACCTTTCGTTGCCAGCCAAGCATTATTACCGCCATTCCTCATTTGGCGGGATAGCGCACGGCTGTACCCAAACCCGCCCTAGAGGCGGGTTTTGTTTTTCCGTCTCCAGGGCCCTGTAAACACCCAGGAGACATCCATGAGTACCCGCCCGGCGCGCCACACCCACGATTCGGGGCTGCTTGAGCACTACGTGAAGAAGATCCTCGCTGCCCCGGTCTACGACCTGGCGGTGCGCACGCCGTTGCAGGCGGCGCCAGCGCTGTCGGCGCTGCTGGGCAATCAGATCCTGCTCAAGCGTGAGGACCTGCA
Proteins encoded:
- a CDS encoding RimK family protein, with protein sequence MSAVQGHWREVSEQTVAATITSSGYFSSPPKSASQVVIIVERKEDWASYFPSEDIVTAQEYLEQTRENETGKRVQVINLCRSYKYLGHGYYCSLLAEARGHKVIPSVRTISELTRKSLYGLALDDLDKTLDKALSHHLYSNTEGFTLTLYFGRTNIEPLQDLARQLFEAFPCPILLVEFRKNNGWHIEGIKSGVLHKLRDDQEDQFANALDNFSRKIWRQPRSRRLARYDLAILHDPQEQLPPSNARALENFVRVGKGLGIDVELIERKDYARLAEYDALLIRETTSVDNHTYRFAKKAESEGLVVMDDPASILRCTNKVYLTDLLKSHQLGMPATEILYKERPEDFERVGERLGFPLVLKIPDGCFSRGVIKVESQQALLTATAELFEHSVLLLAQEFFYTEYDWRIGVLNRKPIFACQYFMSKGHWQIYNHKAIGQDINGECRTLAVHEAPKAVVELAVKTANLIGDGLYGVDLKQSGDKVVVIEVNDNPNMDAGIEDAYLQDDLYSLVLEEFVRRLELKRQGQVW
- a CDS encoding magnesium transporter CorA family protein, with the translated sequence MMQRFELADGKLYNSLGDDANVLLFSNPDPHERKYLRDCYKLDEHALASALDPDEVSRIEFHPDNLFLIWKRPENYSGGGNLVFEVSSCGLLFSGDQLLVIATDDSQLSGLGARRPLRTPLDVLLDLLLNNIHHYLGHLKVIKMVARELQQQFNASMSNRHLMQMFNLSESLIYYINALHSNGAVLTRLRNHGEKEHFSAETLGLIDDLIIENNQCYKQAEIYSNVFSGLIDARGNLMNNSMNNLLRKLTLINVVFLPLNLIASVGGMSEFSMMTAGTPWWISYPLFMAAMGLGAGLMVLGLKRIAGNGDKAV
- the map gene encoding type I methionyl aminopeptidase, whose translation is MIKTADQLVLMREAGRLLAKVFTLLDGYVAAGQSTLEIDSAVEAFIRNDLQSRPASLGQYDYPFCINTSINEVVCHGMPSAKDVLKDGDIVNIDITLEKGGYIADSSKMYMIGNVAPKARRLVEMTFEAMWAGIRQVKPGARLGDIGYAIQSHAQSNGFSVVREYCGHGIGREMHEDPQILHFGRPGTGMELREGMVFTIEPMLNQGSAKVRSLKDGWTVVTRDNSLSAQWEHTVAVTRDGFEVLTLQNSADT
- a CDS encoding ParD-like family protein — encoded protein: MGIVKITDQLHEQLRLASATMDRSINAQAEFWIKIGLLAELNPHLAYNDLINKLLLDKPDLIRGRSQ